A DNA window from Chelativorans sp. AA-79 contains the following coding sequences:
- a CDS encoding FadR/GntR family transcriptional regulator: MSRTADPGLQFVPSRNLHARLADELGLAIVRGDYLPGEPLPPEVRLCETLGVSRTAAREAIKGLIAKGLIEARPKTGTRVRQSMDWNHLDPDVLRWRLEVTDTDAYLAKMFQLRRATEPAACALAAQNADAEDRRRLEANFHAMIDAGDDNAAWVEADLAFHKTIYLATRNEFFWPIGQLFGFGLKHMFKIAATGTHRPRAVVEHGTLMRAIVDGNPEAATQAALVLLENAVADIDRIRGR, translated from the coding sequence ATGTCCCGAACGGCTGATCCCGGCCTCCAATTCGTGCCCTCGCGCAACCTCCATGCCCGCCTTGCCGATGAGCTGGGATTGGCCATCGTGCGCGGCGATTACCTGCCGGGAGAGCCGCTGCCGCCGGAGGTGCGCCTTTGCGAAACACTGGGAGTCAGCCGTACGGCCGCGCGTGAGGCGATCAAGGGGTTGATTGCCAAAGGGTTGATTGAAGCACGTCCCAAGACTGGAACCCGTGTCCGGCAGTCCATGGACTGGAACCATCTCGACCCCGATGTGTTGCGCTGGCGCCTGGAAGTGACCGATACCGACGCTTATCTTGCAAAAATGTTCCAGTTGCGCCGGGCGACGGAGCCGGCGGCCTGTGCGCTGGCGGCGCAGAACGCGGATGCCGAGGACCGCAGACGGCTCGAAGCCAATTTCCACGCGATGATCGACGCAGGCGACGACAACGCGGCATGGGTGGAAGCGGACCTTGCTTTTCACAAAACCATCTACCTGGCCACGCGAAACGAGTTCTTCTGGCCGATCGGACAGCTGTTTGGTTTTGGCCTCAAGCACATGTTCAAGATCGCGGCCACAGGGACCCATCGTCCCCGAGCTGTGGTCGAACATGGCACTCTCATGCGCGCCATCGTAGACGGTAACCCCGAGGCTGCAACGCAGGCAGCACTTGTTTTATTGGAGAACGCCGTTGCCGACATCGATCGCATCAGGGGGCGGTAG